One genomic region from Rosa rugosa chromosome 1, drRosRugo1.1, whole genome shotgun sequence encodes:
- the LOC133731938 gene encoding uncharacterized protein LOC133731938, whose amino-acid sequence MRGVRQGDPLSPDLFILCAEGLSSLIQHFVRQRWVKGMKLNPEAPVLHHLLFADDSFLFGTADEEECQHVHNILYTYEIASGQQINLQKSSVAFSRHLDLSRQLALAQILGVHCVDKHDRYLGLPTHVGRSKSAAFSYLKEKLSKMLISWRAKLLSGAGKEILIKAVSQTVPNYVMTSYMFPEGGTCPSFLWRSIMEAREVLIQGLRWRVGNGENIEIWRDRWIPDSYPRCPSSPPPQGAPQFVAELIDPILHCWDTTKLEAYFSPADIDLILFIPLGRRRLPDRLIWHFQKQGLFTTNSAYYVAKDVALSLVLAPPLPLDPFQDLWKAIWSVKVPGNVALHAWRSCSMILPTRVALSRKGYSGDMGCLLCPSQAEDAYLFVQCPYAPNMWDTANIVVDTTHRDFKEFLLALLVAQSKEQFAKSLVVLWAIWKNRNLQLWEGKQ is encoded by the exons ATGAGAGGTGTCCGTCAGGGAGACCCATTGTCGCCTGACTTGTTTATATTGTGTGCTGAAGGTTTGTCTTCTCTTATACAACATTTTGTGCGACAACGGTGGGTGAAGGGTATGAAACTTAATCCAGAGGCCCCTGTGCTACATCACCTAttatttgcagatgatagtttTTTGTTTGGAACTGCTGATGAGGAGGAATGTCAACATGTTCATAATATTTTGTATACGTATGAGATAGCATCTGGGCAACAGATTAACCTACAGAAGAGTAGTGTGGCTTTCAGTCGTCATTTGGATTTGAGTAGACAATTGGCCTTAGCGCAGATATTGGGGGTGCATTGTGTTGATAAGCATGATAGATACTTGGGTTTACCTACACATGTGGGTCGCAGTAAATCTGCAGCTTTCAGTTATTTGAAAGAGAAGTTGTCTAAAATGCTTATTAGTTGGCGAGCTAAATTGTTAAGTGGTGCTGGGAAAGAAATCCTGATTAAAGCAGTGTCTCAAACGGTCCCAAATTATGTTATGACCAGTTATATGTTTCCA GAGGGAG GTACCTGTCCTTCATTTTTGTGGCGAAGTATCATGGAGGCTAGAGAAGTGTTGATACAAGGTCTTCGATGGCGTGTGGGAAATGGTGAAAACATTGAGATTTGGAGAGACCGATGGATTCCGGATAGTTACCCAAGATGCCCTTCTTCACCTCCTCCTCAAGGGGCACCACAGTTTGTGGCAGAATTAATTGATCCTATTCTACATTGTTGGGATACGACCAAGCTGGAGGCGTACTTTTCACCAGCGGATATTGATCTTATTCTCTTTATACCATTGGGGCGAAGAAGGCTACCAGATCGGTTAATATGGCATTTTCAAAAACAGGGGCTTTTCACCACAAATAGTGCCTACTATGTTGCTAAAGATGTAGCTCTTAGCCTAGTTTTGGCTCCTCCATTACCGCTTGATCCTTTCCAAGATTTGTGGAAGGCTATTTGGAGTGTTAAAGTGCCAGGCAATGTGGCATTACATGCGTGGAGAAGCTGCTCTATGATACTGCCTACACGGGTTGCCTTAAGTAGAAAAGGTTATTCTGGTGATATGGGGTGTTTGTTGTGCCCGAGTCAAGCTGAAGATGCATACTTGTTTGTGCAGTGCCCCTATGCGCCAAATATGTGGGATACTGCAAATATAGTAGTGGATACTACTCACAGGGATTTTAAGGAGTTTTTGTTAGCATTGTTAGTGGCTCAGTCCAAGGAGCAATTTGCGAAGAGTCTTGTTGTGTTGTGGGCCATTTGGAAGAATCGGAACCTGCAACTATGGGAAGGGAAGCAGTAG
- the LOC133743509 gene encoding F-box/kelch-repeat protein At3g23880-like, which translates to MSDALCSRRQKQVVHSGSAPSSESVDLDCVIVEILSRLPAKSLLRFRCVCKAWRALISDPYFIRKHLSRINTKSSTSYSLLLKEQIFRSAEYEEILKSLSHDGPLPSRRLDFPVLDRLVCISNIRIVGSCNGLICLVVDINAENFLTFMLWNPCTGECQVLPQPPVHASRGRFFGFGYDSITDDYKVILGSYKPGYSSVENVEFVVAVFMLKRGSWRKLERLNRYFWVSCEGCLVNEALHWVLEEVEDGWLIASKMVSFDLAEEKFHEIPFPYPPNPNDRLGFTAQVGILNNCLALEFMTMGDRGGWNLKMWVLKDYGVKGSWTEVTSIPSEVVDDEYTCMACISDNGEILMQLDVAGPLALYNPKEKTYKTLMGYGGYWYETATYIETLVSPLTGSTDAVM; encoded by the coding sequence ATGTCGGACGCTCTCTGCAGTCGGCGGCAGAAACAAGTAGTTCACTCCGGTTCCGCACCTAGCTCCGAGTCTGTTGATTTAGATTGTGTCATTGTCGAAATCCTGTCACGGCTACCGGCCAAATCTTTACTCCGATTCCGGTGTGTGTGCAAAGCATGGCGGGCCTTGATCTCCGATCCTTATTTCATCAGAAAACACCTCAGCCGCATCAACACCAAAAGCAGCACCAGCTACTCTCTCCTACTCAAAGAACAAATTTTCCGATCTGCAGAGTACGAAGAAATATTGAAGAGTTTGAGCCATGATGGTCCTCTTCCGAGCAGGAGGCTTGATTTTCCGGTACTTGATCGACTGGTTTGTATTTCTAACATTAGAATAGTTGGCAGTTGCAATGGCTTGATATGTCTAGTAGTTGATATTAATGCTGAAAATTTCCTTACCTTTATGTTATGGAATCCTTGTACCGGAGAATGCCAGGTCCTACCACAGCCTCCCGTTCATGCCTCCCGAGGACGTTTTTTCGGGTTCGGTTATGATTCAATCACTGATGATTACAAAGTAATACTGGGAAGCTATAAACCTGGTTATTCCTCTGTTGAAAATGTTGAATTTGTTGTTGCTGTCTTTATGCTAAAAAGGGGTTCATGGAGGAAGCTTGAAAGGCTCAACAGGTATTTCTGGGTGAGTTGTGAAGGGTGTTTAGTTAACGAAGCTCTGCATTGGGTATTGGAGGAAGTGGAAGACGGTTGGTTAATTGCTTCAAAAATGGTGTCATTTGATCTAGCGGAGGAAAAATTTCATGAGATTCCATTCCCCTATCCTCCCAATCCAAATGACAGGCTGGGTTTTACTGCCCAAGTTGGAATTCTTAATAATTGCCTAGCTCTAGAGTTTATGACCATGGGTGACAGAGGTGGGTGGAATTTGAAGATGTGGGTGCTGAAGGACTATGGAGTCAAGGGATCTTGGACTGAAGTCACAAGCATCCCTTCAGAGGTTGTAGATGATGAGTATACATGCATGGCATGCATTTCTGATAATGGTGAGATTTTGATGCAGCTGGACGTTGCAGGCCCCTTGGCATTATATAATCCCAAGGAAAAGACATATAAGACTCTCATGGGCTATGGTGGTTACTGGTATGAAACTGCTACTTATATAGAAACTTTAGTTTCACCATTAACCGGCAGTACTGACGCAGTCATGTGA